TTTAAAGAAAATACATTTGAATACAATGCAGTGCTTTGATTACCTAACGCGGTTAATGCATAATCAATTGCGATTCCTTTGTATTTAAATCCTAAACCAATATTGGGCTGAAATCCTATTTTTTTGGTGTTATCTAACTGAGTTACGTGTTGAAAATTTCCAACACCAGCTCTTACGAAAGCTAGATTGGTGTACCCAAATTCCAAACCAATAGCAGGATCAATACTAACAAACTTGCTGGAAATTAAATCGTTAGTTTGTGTAAATTGCATGTTCATATTTGCGGTAGTCAGAAGACTGTAATCGTCATGAAAAACAAATTTTTTGGCTGCGCCTAACTGAGCTTTAGGAAGTGTAATCTCGGTACTTTCTGGGACTTCTTGATTTTGGCCAGGAATCGCATCTGCTATTTTTTGATAGGCTTCTTCGTTGATGTTCCAAATGTTGTAAGTAGTGGTGATATCTCGTAGCATTAATCCAAATTGCCAATCATTTTTTTCAAATTGTAAGCCTACATCAAATCCAAATCCCCAAGAAGTCGCAAAGTCACCAATTATTCGTCGGATAATTTTAGCATTTACTCCATATTGAAAACCAGGAACAGGCAATTTCACTGCATACGAAAAAGTAAATCCGTAATCAGCCGTTGAAAAAAGCTTGATTCTATTGTAATCGATGTTGCCTTCATTGTCGATTAATTCTGTAGTATTCATAATATCATCAACTCCAAAACGGATTAACGAAATTCCCCAAGCACTTCGGTCGTCAATAGGACTGGCATAAGCTATGTAATCATATTTGGCAATATTGGCGAAGTAATTAGAATGCATTAAGGAAATTTGATCTTCTTCTAAATGCATTAACCCAGCAGGATTCCAATAAGTAGAATTGACATCAGAAGTGGAAGCAACAACAGCATTAGACATTCCTAAAGCCGCAGCATCTACACCAATATTCATAAACTCATTTGAGTATTTCCGAACGGTTTGGGAGTAGATACTATTTGCAATGAAAAGAAATAAAAAAAGCTGTGTTTTTTTCAAAGGATATTATTTGTAGGCTAAAAGCGATTTAATTATTATTCAAAAATAAAGTTTTTTGACGATGTAACTACTTCAATTCAATTAAATACTAATTTTTGTTACTAATAATTTAAAATCTCTCAATAAAACGGGTATCACTTTCGTTGAATGTATTAAATTTGCCAAGCTTATAATTCAATTTAAACACTATGAACATCAAAAAACATATTCCGAATACGATTACATTATTAAACCTTTTTTGTGGTTGTATCGCGCTGATATTTGTAAGTAAAGATGAATTTGAAATAGCTTTCTACTTCGTTTGTCTCGGAATATTTTTAGATTTTTTTGATGGTTTTTTTGCACGTTTATTCAAAGTATCTGGCCCTTTGGGATTGCAATTGGATTCTTTAGCAGATATGGTTACAAGTGGTGTGGTTCCGGGTTTTGTAATGTATAAAATGATGTTTTCTAGTAATATTGCGATGAGCGGCGAAGGCTGTCTCCAGTATTTTCCTTATTTAGGTTTTATAATCACTTTAGGTTCTTGTATGCGTCTGGCAAAATTCAATATAGATACACGTCAAACGGATTCTTTTATTGGGGTGCCAACTCCTGCAAATGCACTTTTTATATTGAGTCTACCCTTAGTTTTAAAATATTCTGAATCATTAATGATGCTTGAAATTTTGACAGAAAAATGGGTTTTACTTTTGATAGCATTGTTTAGTGCCTATATCTTAAATGCTGAGATTCCTTTGTTTGCTCTAAAAATAAAAAAGTTTAATTTTAAGGATAATGCACTTCAGGTAGTGTTTCTAAGTATTGCTGTTTTATTATTGGTTTTCCTAAATTATTTAGCGATACCATTAATAATTATCTTCTATGTTTTGCTTTCAGTAATCAATAATAAATTTCTAAAAAAGTAATTTTTTTGGATGAAAAGTAAGAATACAAGAACTAGCTATACTCGAAAAGCCAAAAAGAAAAACACTATTTTTACCTCTAAATTTTTTGGTAATTTAGTACTTATTTTTTTGTTTTTTGTAGTTGCTACAGTCGCTTATCATTATCGTTCTAGTTTTGCTCATTATTTGGGCTTTAGATCACGTGACACTACTATTGAAACTGATGTTTTTTCGGAAGCTCGTAATTTAAAAGTTCTGGAAAAAAATGATGGAAAAGTCATTGGTATTGATGTTTCAGAATATCAAGGAAAAGTCCGCTGGTCTTATGTAGATACTATAGAAGAAAAATATCCAATACATTATGTTTTTGTTCGGGCAACAGTAGGGAGAGATAGACCTGACCGACAATTTAAAAAGAATTGGCTTGGTGCCAAAGAAAATAAAATGATTCGAGGCGCCTATCATTATTATCGTCCAAACGAAAACTCTCTCGAGCAAGCTGAACTTTTTATAAAAACAGTTACTCTAAAAAAAGGAGATTTGCCTCCAGTTTTGGATATTGAAAAATTACCCAAAGAACAGTCTATTGAGCGTTTAAAAATCGGTTTAAAACGTTGGTTAAATGCTGTTGAAAAACATTATAGAGTGCGACCGATAATTTATACAGGAGAGAAATATTATGATGATTTCTTGAAAGAAGAATTTAGTGATTATCTTTTTTGGATAGCCAATTACAATTTTTACCGCGAAGAAATTCAAGATGAATGGCTTTTTTGGCAGTTTACAGAGAAAGCTACTGTGCCAGGAATCGATACTAAAGTAGATGTTAATATCTACAATGGAGATTTACAACAGTTGCAATTCATCACTGTTGAATAGTTTTGATATTTACCTGTTTCTTGAAATAAAATAAAAAATCATTGCAAAAAAGGCCAAAGCTATTATTAATGCCAATACTGATTTTGGATTTGCAAAATTGATAGTACTGCCCATTTCTTCATTTTTCTTAGGAGGAAAAATGCGTTGGTCTTCTTTATTATAATAGAAAATTCCCCAAACCCAATTGTTGGGGTTATTTTTCCATTTATCTGAGGTTTCTTTGGATGGTTCTTTGTTTAATGACATTTTTTTGAAAAATTAGGATTAGTAAGTTTGTAATTTTAATATCAAAAAAACTAAATTAAAACTCCAATTTTTTCTTTCTTAATTCGAAATTCTGACCAAGATATACACGACGTACCATTTCATCTTCAACCAGTTCTTCAGGTACACCTGCTTTTAGAATTCCTCCCTCAAACATAAGATAAGTTTTGTCTGTGATTGCCAATGTTTCTTGTACGTTATGGTCGGTTATTAGAATTCCGATATTTTTGTTTTTCAATTGTGCTACAATTCTCTGGATATCTTCTACAGCAACAGGGTCAACTCCTGCGAAAGGCTCATCAAGTAAAATGAATTTAGGATCGGTGGCTAAGCAACGAGCAATTTCAGTACGACGACGTTCACCTCCCGAAAGCAAATCTCCACGATTCGTGCGAATGTGTTCTAAACTGAACTCAGCGATTAAACTTTCCATTTTAGCAACTTGTGCATCTTTCGAAAGTTTGGTTAATTGCAAAACGCTTAGAATATTATCTTCAATACTTAATTTTCTAAAAACAGAAGCTTCTTGTGCCAAATACCCAATTCCCTGTTGGGCTCTTTTGTACATTGGATAATCAGTAATATTTAAATCATCCAAATAAATATTACCAGAATTTGGTTTTACCAAACCTACAATCATGTAAAAAGAAGTCGTTTTTCCAGCACCATTAGGCCCTAGAAGTCCCACAATCTCACCCTGATTTACTTCTACCGAAATCCCTTTTACAACACTTCGGCCTTTGTAGGTTTTTATTAAATTTTCTGCTCTTAATTTCATGTTTTTAAAGTTGCTAAGTAGCATAGTTACTAAGTAACTAAGTCTTTATTTGTTGCAAAGAAACGAATTTCGTCTATTTGGTTTTAGGTTTTAACTTCAATTTTGGATTTTAAATCGTACCAACTACTGTTGATTGTTTTCTAATGCTTCCCAAAATTCATAAGCTCTACGCAAATGAGGTACTACGATTGTCCCTCCTACTAGAGTTGCAATTCCCATAGCTTCCATCATTTCTTCTTTGGTTACGCCTTCTTTATGGCTAGTTTCTAAGTGATATTTTACACAATCATCACATCTTAAAACTGCTGAAGCTACTAGTCCTAGTAACTCTTTTGTTTTTACATCTAAGGCACCTGCAGCATAAGCATTGGTGTCTAGATTAAAAATACGTTTTACTATTTTATTATTGTCTGCCAATAATTTTTCATTCATTTTAGAACGGTAATCATTGAATTCTTCTACTATATTAGACATTAGCTTTCTTTTTATTTAATACTACAATTTTTGAAATTAAGATACTTACTTCGTAAATAAGTAACATTGGAATAGCAACAATAGTTTGACTCACAACATCTGGCGGAGTAACAATTGCAGCTACAATTAAGATTATTACAACAGCATATTTCCAATATTTTCTTAAAAATTCAGGCGTTACTAAATCTAATTTTGTTAAGAAATAAATAATTATAGGAAGTTCAAAGAACAATCCGCTGGCTAGGATACTGGTTTTTACCATCCCAATGTAAGAGTCCAATGTAAATTGGTTTTTAACAACATCACTCACTGTAAAAGTTGCGACAAAATTGACCGACATCGGAATGACAACAAAATAGCCAAATAATACTCCTAAAAAGAAAAGCAAAGATGAAGTGAATATAAATACTCTCGCGTTTTTCTTTTCTTTTTCATACAAAGCAGGACCAATAAATTTCCATACTTCCCATAAAATATATGGGAAACTTAAAATAAAACCTGCTAAAATACACATCCAGACAAAAATATTAACCTGACCCTCCATCTCTGTGTTCTGAATGATAAAAGGCATTTCTGTAATACAAATGCTGTCAGCAAATCCTAATTGATGGGATAATTCACAAAAATAACGATAGGTAAAAAAGGTTGGTCTCGTTGGTCCAAATATAATGGTGTCAAACAAGTAATCACTTATAAAATAGGTAACAAAAGCCATAATAATTACAGCCGTTGTACTTCTAACTAAAAGCCATCTTAATTCTTCAAGATGATCTAAAAAGGACATTTCGCCTAGATTTTTCTTTGCCATTATACAATCCCCTCTTTTAAAATGTCATGTAAATGCAATACGCCTTTATACTCTCCATTGTCTACTACTATTAATTGTGTGATGGAAAAATCTTCCATAATGTTAAAAGCATCTACAACCATAGCTGTAGATTGTACTGTTTTTGGACTTTTAGTCATAATGTCTTTAGCGGTTAAATCAGCAAAAGTATCTCTATCGTTTAGCATTCTTCGAATATCACCATCAGTTATTATTCCAATGACTTTGTTGTTTTCTACAACTGCTGTTACTCCCAAACGTTTCTCTGAAATTTCGAAAATTGCTTTTTTAACAGGTGTGTCAGGAGTTACTTCTGGTTTTAAAGTGTGTTCAAGCATGTCTTTTACTCGCAGTAATAATTTTTTACCTAAAGCACCACCGGGATGATATATTGCAAAATCTTCAGCCTTGAAGTCTCTCATTTCCATAAGGCAAACAACTATGGCGTCTCCCATAACTAATTGTGCTGTCGTGCTATTGGTAGGAGCCAAGTTTAACGGACAAGCTTCAGCATCAACTGTTGTGTTTAAAATATAATCAGAGCCTTTGGCTAAAAAGGAAGTAGTATTTCCTGTCATACCAATTAATTTATTGCCAAAACGTGTCAAAAGAGGAACCAATGCTTTAATTTCTGGGCTATTACCACTTTTGGAGATACAAATAACAACATCGTCTTTTTGTAGCATTCCTAAATCGCCATGTATCGCTTCTGAAGCATGTAAAAACAAAGAAGGGGTGCCTGTTGAATTAAATGAGGCTACCATTTTTTGAGCAATAATAGCACTTTTTCCAATTCCGGTTACGATTAATCTTCCTTTGGAATTGTAGATACATTGTACTGCTTCCGCGAATGTATCATCAATGAAATTAATTAATTTGGCTATAGATTGGCTTTCGGATTCAATAGTTTTTTTAGCGTTAGCTACTATGTTTTCTTTTGTAATCAAAACGGATAATTTAAAATTTGTATGTGTAAAAGAAAATTGTATCTTTATGTGCCACAAATTTATATAAAATACCACATATTAAAGAATGAATTCAAACGAAATTGACATAGACAAAGAATTAAAGAAGTATTTTGGCTTTAGCAAGTTCAAAGGCCTACAGGAAAATGTTATAAAAACGTTGCTTAATAAGCAGAATACGTTTGTCATTATGCCTACTGGTGGAGGAAAATCACTTTGCTACCAATTACCAGCTTTAGTTCAAGAAGGGACTGCAATTGTTGTATCTCCTTTAATAGCATTAATGAAGAATCAAGTTGATGCCATTAGAAGTCTTTCTTCCGAAAATGGGATTGCCCATGTTTTAAATTCCTCACTGACCAAGACAGAAATTACACAAGTTAAATCCGATATTACTGCGGGTATAACCAAGTTGTTATATGTAGCACCTGAATCTTTGACCAAAGAGGAATATGTAACGTTTCTTCAAACTGTACCTATTTCATTTGTTGCTATTGATGAAGCGCACTGCATTTCAGAATGGGGGCATGATTTTAGACCAGAATATAGAAATCTGAAAAATATCATTAAGCAATTAGGTGAAGTTCCTATTATTGGGCTTACTGCTACTGCAACTCCAAAAGTTCAAGAAGATATCCTGAAAAATTTGGAGATGTCTAATGCTACAACTTTTAAGGCTTCGTTTAATAGAGCCAATTTATTTTATGAAGTACGTACTAAAACAAAGAATGTTGAATCGGATATCATTCGGTTTATAAAACAACACAAAGGCAAGTCGGGGATTATTTATTGTTTGAGTCGTAAAAAAGTAGAATCAATAGCCGAAGTTTTACAAGTAAACGGAATAAGCGCCGTTCCGTATCATGCAGGTTTGGATGCTAAAACACGAGCCAAACATCAGGACATGTTTTTGATGGAAGATGTAGAGGTTGTTGTTGCGACCATCGCTTTCGGTATGGGAATTGATAAACCCGATGTGCGTTTTGTAATTCATCATGATATTCCAAAATCGTTAGAAAGTTATTATCAGGAAACGGGTAGAGCTGGACGAGATGGAGGAGAAGGACATTGTTTAGCATATTACTCTTATAAAGACGTAGAAAAATTAGAAAAGTTCCTTTCTGGGAAACCAGTTGCCGAACAAGAAATAGGTTTTGCTTTACTACAAGAAGTGGTGGCTTATGCTGAAACTTCTATGTCAAGGCGAAAATTTTTACTTCATTATTTTGGTGAAGAATTTGACAGCGAAACAGGAGAAGGTGCGGATATGGACGATAATGTTCGCAATCCAAAAACAAAAGTCGAAGCCAAAGACGAAGTGCTTAAGTTGTTGGAAGTTGTCAAAAAAACCAAACATATTTATAAATCAAAAGAGATTGTCTTTACATTAATTGGTCGTGTAAATGCAGTTATCAATGCACATAAAACAGATTCTCAGTCATTTTTTGGTTCAGGTTCCAAGCATGATGAAAAATTTTGGATGGCATTATTGCGACAAGTTCTTGTAGCAGGTTTGTTGTCAAAAGATATTGAAACCTACGGCATTATAGAGATTACCAAAGAAGGTTTGGCTTTTATGAAAAACCCAGAATCTTTTATGATGTCTGAAGACCATGAATACAATGAAACTGAAGATGAGGCTATCGTAACTGCTGCAAAATCATCAGGAACTGCTGATGAATTGTTAATGTCAATGTTGCGTGAATTAAGAAAGAAAGTTGCCAAAAAACTTGGAGTTCCTCCATTTGTAGTTTTTCAGGATCCTTCTTTGGAAGACATGGCCTTGAAATATCCAATTTCTCAAGCTGAATTAATTAATATTCATGGAGTTGGTGAAGGAAAAGCTAAGAAATACGGTAAAGAATTTATTGAATTAATAAATCGTTATGTAGAAGAAAATGATATTATTCGCCCTGATGATTTGGTTGTGAAATCTACTGGAGTTAACTCTGTCAATAAATTGTATATTATTCAAAACATTGATAGAAAGTTAGCCTTAACAGATATCGCTTCCGCAAAAGGGTTAAAAATGGACGATTTGATAAAGGAAATGGAACAAATCGTTTATTCGGGAACCAAATTAAATATCAAATATTGGATAGACGAAATGTTAGACGACGATCAACAAGAAGAAATCCATGAATATTTTATGGAATCAGAATCGGATAATATAGAAAAAGCCCTCAAAGAATTTGACGGTGATTATGATTTGGATGAATTGCGATTAATGCGTATCAAATTTATTAGCGAAGTGGCTAATTAGATTTCAGATTTTTCTATGTCCTGTTTAGGTTGACACAAAAGTTAAGATAGTTTATTATTGTAATAATAAATGTAGGGTAATAATATTGGTAAAATAAATTTAGGTTTTGAGAACTACTGGATTAATAATCAGCTTTTTTCAAGACCTTTTTTATTGTTTTTCACTTTTTAAATGTTTTGTGCGAAGTCTGCTCAAAAATTCTGGGGTAATTCCGAGATAAGAAGCGATATAATGTTGTGGAACTCTTTTGATAATTAACGGATAACGATTTACAAATTCAACATATTGATCCATTGCAGGTGTTGATATTTTCTTAAATAATCGTTTTTGCACTTTAGACAAATGTCTTTGAATCATTAAACGAAACATTCGTTCTAATTGCGGAATCTCATGAAGAAGTTTATCTTTTGCTTCACGACTAAGTATCATTAACTCACAATCTTCTAATACTTCAATGTTTCTGTCGCTTGGTGTCTGATCTTCAAAACTAACAATGTCACTTACCCACCAATCTTCAGAAGCAAATTGCAATGTGATGTCTTCTCCATCACCATTAATAAAATATTCTCGAATAATTCCTTTGTTTATATAGGCTTCAAAATTACAAATATCACCTGCACGCAATAAAATAGTCTTTTTAGGAACTTTTCTAAATTCAAGATTATTTTCGAAAAGCGTAAGCTCTTCTGCTGAAAGGTTTGTAAATCTCGAAAGATATCCCTGAATTTTTTGATACATTTTAAACTGATTTTATTTTCTGAAAAAGTAAATATATGATGATTTTATTTAACTCGTTACAGGCAATTATTTTTAAGACATAGAAACATAGTTTATAAAGTTCAAAAAAGGCACTTCATTTAAAATAAATCATATAAGACTATTTGAAAAAAATATTATTTTCTTAAAACTTAATGTTTCTATTTGTTAAAAATAATTGCTTCTAACGGGTTTTATTTAATATTAACCTTGATCTAGTTTAAGAAATTTCTAAAAAGAAATTTTAATCTTTGAAATCTTGA
The Flavobacterium sp. 5 DNA segment above includes these coding regions:
- a CDS encoding carboxymuconolactone decarboxylase family protein; the protein is MSNIVEEFNDYRSKMNEKLLADNNKIVKRIFNLDTNAYAAGALDVKTKELLGLVASAVLRCDDCVKYHLETSHKEGVTKEEMMEAMGIATLVGGTIVVPHLRRAYEFWEALENNQQ
- a CDS encoding PorV/PorQ family protein — translated: MNIGVDAAALGMSNAVVASTSDVNSTYWNPAGLMHLEEDQISLMHSNYFANIAKYDYIAYASPIDDRSAWGISLIRFGVDDIMNTTELIDNEGNIDYNRIKLFSTADYGFTFSYAVKLPVPGFQYGVNAKIIRRIIGDFATSWGFGFDVGLQFEKNDWQFGLMLRDITTTYNIWNINEEAYQKIADAIPGQNQEVPESTEITLPKAQLGAAKKFVFHDDYSLLTTANMNMQFTQTNDLISSKFVSIDPAIGLEFGYTNLAFVRAGVGNFQHVTQLDNTKKIGFQPNIGLGFKYKGIAIDYALTALGNQSTALYSNVFSLKIDLSLFRN
- the recQ gene encoding DNA helicase RecQ; translated protein: MNSNEIDIDKELKKYFGFSKFKGLQENVIKTLLNKQNTFVIMPTGGGKSLCYQLPALVQEGTAIVVSPLIALMKNQVDAIRSLSSENGIAHVLNSSLTKTEITQVKSDITAGITKLLYVAPESLTKEEYVTFLQTVPISFVAIDEAHCISEWGHDFRPEYRNLKNIIKQLGEVPIIGLTATATPKVQEDILKNLEMSNATTFKASFNRANLFYEVRTKTKNVESDIIRFIKQHKGKSGIIYCLSRKKVESIAEVLQVNGISAVPYHAGLDAKTRAKHQDMFLMEDVEVVVATIAFGMGIDKPDVRFVIHHDIPKSLESYYQETGRAGRDGGEGHCLAYYSYKDVEKLEKFLSGKPVAEQEIGFALLQEVVAYAETSMSRRKFLLHYFGEEFDSETGEGADMDDNVRNPKTKVEAKDEVLKLLEVVKKTKHIYKSKEIVFTLIGRVNAVINAHKTDSQSFFGSGSKHDEKFWMALLRQVLVAGLLSKDIETYGIIEITKEGLAFMKNPESFMMSEDHEYNETEDEAIVTAAKSSGTADELLMSMLRELRKKVAKKLGVPPFVVFQDPSLEDMALKYPISQAELINIHGVGEGKAKKYGKEFIELINRYVEENDIIRPDDLVVKSTGVNSVNKLYIIQNIDRKLALTDIASAKGLKMDDLIKEMEQIVYSGTKLNIKYWIDEMLDDDQQEEIHEYFMESESDNIEKALKEFDGDYDLDELRLMRIKFISEVAN
- a CDS encoding DUF5808 domain-containing protein, whose protein sequence is MSLNKEPSKETSDKWKNNPNNWVWGIFYYNKEDQRIFPPKKNEEMGSTINFANPKSVLALIIALAFFAMIFYFISRNR
- a CDS encoding SIS domain-containing protein, which gives rise to MITKENIVANAKKTIESESQSIAKLINFIDDTFAEAVQCIYNSKGRLIVTGIGKSAIIAQKMVASFNSTGTPSLFLHASEAIHGDLGMLQKDDVVICISKSGNSPEIKALVPLLTRFGNKLIGMTGNTTSFLAKGSDYILNTTVDAEACPLNLAPTNSTTAQLVMGDAIVVCLMEMRDFKAEDFAIYHPGGALGKKLLLRVKDMLEHTLKPEVTPDTPVKKAIFEISEKRLGVTAVVENNKVIGIITDGDIRRMLNDRDTFADLTAKDIMTKSPKTVQSTAMVVDAFNIMEDFSITQLIVVDNGEYKGVLHLHDILKEGIV
- a CDS encoding glycoside hydrolase family 25 protein; this encodes MKSKNTRTSYTRKAKKKNTIFTSKFFGNLVLIFLFFVVATVAYHYRSSFAHYLGFRSRDTTIETDVFSEARNLKVLEKNDGKVIGIDVSEYQGKVRWSYVDTIEEKYPIHYVFVRATVGRDRPDRQFKKNWLGAKENKMIRGAYHYYRPNENSLEQAELFIKTVTLKKGDLPPVLDIEKLPKEQSIERLKIGLKRWLNAVEKHYRVRPIIYTGEKYYDDFLKEEFSDYLFWIANYNFYREEIQDEWLFWQFTEKATVPGIDTKVDVNIYNGDLQQLQFITVE
- a CDS encoding Crp/Fnr family transcriptional regulator, encoding MYQKIQGYLSRFTNLSAEELTLFENNLEFRKVPKKTILLRAGDICNFEAYINKGIIREYFINGDGEDITLQFASEDWWVSDIVSFEDQTPSDRNIEVLEDCELMILSREAKDKLLHEIPQLERMFRLMIQRHLSKVQKRLFKKISTPAMDQYVEFVNRYPLIIKRVPQHYIASYLGITPEFLSRLRTKHLKSEKQ
- a CDS encoding phosphatidylcholine/phosphatidylserine synthase, encoding MNIKKHIPNTITLLNLFCGCIALIFVSKDEFEIAFYFVCLGIFLDFFDGFFARLFKVSGPLGLQLDSLADMVTSGVVPGFVMYKMMFSSNIAMSGEGCLQYFPYLGFIITLGSCMRLAKFNIDTRQTDSFIGVPTPANALFILSLPLVLKYSESLMMLEILTEKWVLLLIALFSAYILNAEIPLFALKIKKFNFKDNALQVVFLSIAVLLLVFLNYLAIPLIIIFYVLLSVINNKFLKK
- the lptB gene encoding LPS export ABC transporter ATP-binding protein, which codes for MKLRAENLIKTYKGRSVVKGISVEVNQGEIVGLLGPNGAGKTTSFYMIVGLVKPNSGNIYLDDLNITDYPMYKRAQQGIGYLAQEASVFRKLSIEDNILSVLQLTKLSKDAQVAKMESLIAEFSLEHIRTNRGDLLSGGERRRTEIARCLATDPKFILLDEPFAGVDPVAVEDIQRIVAQLKNKNIGILITDHNVQETLAITDKTYLMFEGGILKAGVPEELVEDEMVRRVYLGQNFELRKKKLEF
- the tatC gene encoding twin-arginine translocase subunit TatC, translated to MAKKNLGEMSFLDHLEELRWLLVRSTTAVIIMAFVTYFISDYLFDTIIFGPTRPTFFTYRYFCELSHQLGFADSICITEMPFIIQNTEMEGQVNIFVWMCILAGFILSFPYILWEVWKFIGPALYEKEKKNARVFIFTSSLLFFLGVLFGYFVVIPMSVNFVATFTVSDVVKNQFTLDSYIGMVKTSILASGLFFELPIIIYFLTKLDLVTPEFLRKYWKYAVVIILIVAAIVTPPDVVSQTIVAIPMLLIYEVSILISKIVVLNKKKANV